One Littorina saxatilis isolate snail1 linkage group LG11, US_GU_Lsax_2.0, whole genome shotgun sequence genomic window, TTGTGGACTTCCACGTGATGTCCAAGTATTGCCATGCCTGCAAGCTTCAGGAGGCGCAGAACCTTCCAGCTGAGGAGATGGAAGCCTGGCGTGCAGCCCATGCTCCGAAGTGCTGCAAAAACCATCATGCTTCAAGCAAAGCCATGGAGCAGGAAGCCGCCAAGGTGCTGTGGGGTCGGTCAGTCAGGTCACATAACTTTCGCTACACCGAGATGCTGTGTGACGGGGACTCATCGGCCTTCAAAGCTGTGGTGGAGCTGGACCCTTACCCCGGTGTGCAGGTCGAGAAGTTGGACTGCATCAACCATGCACATAAACGCATGGGTAGTGCCCTCAGGAAGCTGGCCAAGGATAAGCGACTGGGTGGCAAAGGAGTGGGGCGCCTTACAGAAGGAAAATGCGACAGCATGCAAAATTATTATAGGGGGGCCATCATTAACAATCTGGACAATATCGACAGGATGCGTTCCGCAGTGTGGTCAACCCTCTTCCACTGCATGTCGACAGATGAGAGGCCATATCACCACAGGTGCCCTTCCTCTCCTGACACCTGGTGCTTCTACCAGAAAGCCCTCATCTCTGGCGAAGAGCCTCCATCTCACAAGGACAACGCCTGCCACACCTACTTGGCTCCTGAAGTCGCCGAGAAGATGGTGCCTGTCTTCAGGAGGATGTCAGATGAGGCTCTCCTGAAGAGAATGCAACATGGGGGGACACAGAACACAAACGAGTCCCTGAACAACCTGGTGTGGCTGAGGTGCCCCAAGACCATCTTCATGGGCAAAGGGCGTGTAGACGGTGCAACCGCAAGGGCAGTGGCGGTGTTCAACGAGGGGGCCTTCGAAATCACCCGAGTCATGAACTCTCTGTACGTGGACCTCGCACTGTCCACTCTAGAGTCGCTGGGCAAGAGGGACCGACGCAGAATTTGCCAAGCTGACGCTGCTGCCACTGCACATGCCAGGGACCAGCGCAGGGACTACGCCCGCCAGCGTCATGTAGCAGTCCGAGCCGAACATGCGCGGGAAGGCCAGGTCTACGGCCCTGGGATGGCCTAACAAGAACATTTTGGCAAGTGCCAAGCTCAATGGCAAAACAGAAATGGGCATACTCAATGAAAAATGCATGTTGCTTATGACATATTACCACTATGACCTTGAAACAGtgattgatatttttgttttgttttgttttatgctgttttccttctttctatGTTATTCAGTAAGGCTTGATTTTGAAGTTGGTGTGTCTTGTTACAtgtttgataaacatttttgggaaaaaaattcatttttaacacgttttgtctgttttctcaaaacaacatttttttcaatTCAAAAGCCTGAGGCTTTTTTTCTATAAAAGTTGCGTTGATGAAACTTTGCATACATCTTGAGTGTGTTATTTTCTTCAATATGTTCAGAGCGTATTGTGGaatatgtgcgtgtgtaagaAGTTAAATAAATTGTTCGGCCGTTTTTTCATGAAATTCAACATCACTCATTGTTATCACCAATATCTTTTCAAAGAATGGACAGATCAAAAAAATTCTCTGAACAAATTCTGGGCCTTGTATTAAAGTACACATAACaagcatcaaaataaaattccATGCAGTTTTGTGTTCGCCCTactattttaaaaatgtgctgtttggcggccatcttggattgctaCCACGGCAACCGactgtacaaaaaaaaaaaaaatcatattttcTCAGGAGATAGACTGAATACTTTAATTCTAAAAAAAACTTTGACTCGAGAGTTATTAAACACAaaaaatcactttgaacactggTGTCTGcccttaaacataacataaatgcgtagcaattatgttcaagaaattccccatgaaaaaccgtgatacaattacatcaagaattctctcaaagcttcacactaagatttggtgcactttgtatacactaacctttacactccagctatgtattccaacgtcaataatatacaacatagtaaatcatttaccttaagagacccgtctcttgaaagagtacttgttcccagaacaagtctgacacgcGCCGACAACCTTCTCGGTTGAAAATCTcaaacgctgtgacgttatttactccagaccagctacatgtctcaaacacagcTCATCTCAAGCTAAAGCCAGTTTTGC contains:
- the LOC138980681 gene encoding uncharacterized protein, which codes for MEQEFSIVSVHQLTKLICEVLCPECLEPGLDVSVMERNADGNKENKGFANKLQLRCSGCGYERMGMSSPKENNAEQKNKPFEVNTRMALFSHEIGASHASLQKFGAVLGMPAPVLTSFQAADKRVTEAEVEAGEEALFQSANHIRKAYAEVDPDPQETIDITVSFDGTWQKRGFTSLYGVGVVIDVLTGLVVDFHVMSKYCHACKLQEAQNLPAEEMEAWRAAHAPKCCKNHHASSKAMEQEAAKVLWGRSVRSHNFRYTEMLCDGDSSAFKAVVELDPYPGVQVEKLDCINHAHKRMGSALRKLAKDKRLGGKGVGRLTEGKCDSMQNYYRGAIINNLDNIDRMRSAVWSTLFHCMSTDERPYHHRCPSSPDTWCFYQKALISGEEPPSHKDNACHTYLAPEVAEKMVPVFRRMSDEALLKRMQHGGTQNTNESLNNLVWLRCPKTIFMGKGRVDGATARAVAVFNEGAFEITRVMNSLYVDLALSTLESLGKRDRRRICQADAAATAHARDQRRDYARQRHVAVRAEHAREGQVYGPGMA